The following proteins come from a genomic window of Carassius gibelio isolate Cgi1373 ecotype wild population from Czech Republic chromosome B8, carGib1.2-hapl.c, whole genome shotgun sequence:
- the rer1 gene encoding protein RER1 isoform X1 has protein sequence MSEGDSAGESIHGKPSAIGNFFKRLGQIYQSWLDKSTPFSAVRWAVTLLLTAIYMIRVYILQGWYIVTYALGIYHLNLFIAFLSPKVDPSLLDDPDEGPALPTKQNEEFRPFIRRLPEFKFWHSATKGIIVAMICTFFEAFNVPVFWPILVMYFIMLFCITMKRQIKHMIKYRYLPFTHGKRTYRGKEDTAKTFAS, from the exons ATGTCAGAAGGAGACAGTGCCGGTGAATCCATCCATGGGAAACCATCAGCGATCGGAAACTTCTTTAAACGGCTCGGGCAG ATTTATCAGTCATGGTTGGACAAGTCAACACCGTTCTCAGCAGTCCGATGGGCGGTCACTCTTCTTCTAACGGCCATATATATGATCAGAGTATATATACTACAG GGGTGGTATATAGTCACATATGCTCTTGGGATCTACCACCTAAACCTCTTCATTGCTTTCCTCTCACCAAAAGTGGATCCCTCGTTGCTTGATGATCCAG ATGAGGGTCCAGCACTTCCCACGAAACAGAACGAGGAGTTCCGGCCGTTCATCAGGAGGTTGCCTGAATTCAAATTCTG GCATTCAGCGACGAAAGGCATCATCGTCGCTATGATTTGCACGTTCTTCGAAGCCTTCAACGTGCCAGTGTTCTGGCCCATCCTCGTAATGTATTTCATCATGCTGTTCTGCATCACCATGAAACGGCAGATCAAG CACATGATCAAGTATAGATACCTGCCCTTCACACATGGGAAGAGGACTTACAGAGGCAAGGAAGACACAGCGAAAACATTTGCTAGTTAA
- the rer1 gene encoding protein RER1 isoform X2: protein MSEGDSAGESIHGKPSAIGNFFKRLGQIYQSWLDKSTPFSAVRWAVTLLLTAIYMIRVYILQGWYIVTYALGIYHLNLFIAFLSPKVDPSLLDDPDEGPALPTKQNEEFRPFIRRLPEFKFWHSATKGIIVAMICTFFEAFNVPVFWPILVMYFIMLFCITMKRQIKHMIKYRYLPFTHGKRTYREET from the exons ATGTCAGAAGGAGACAGTGCCGGTGAATCCATCCATGGGAAACCATCAGCGATCGGAAACTTCTTTAAACGGCTCGGGCAG ATTTATCAGTCATGGTTGGACAAGTCAACACCGTTCTCAGCAGTCCGATGGGCGGTCACTCTTCTTCTAACGGCCATATATATGATCAGAGTATATATACTACAG GGGTGGTATATAGTCACATATGCTCTTGGGATCTACCACCTAAACCTCTTCATTGCTTTCCTCTCACCAAAAGTGGATCCCTCGTTGCTTGATGATCCAG ATGAGGGTCCAGCACTTCCCACGAAACAGAACGAGGAGTTCCGGCCGTTCATCAGGAGGTTGCCTGAATTCAAATTCTG GCATTCAGCGACGAAAGGCATCATCGTCGCTATGATTTGCACGTTCTTCGAAGCCTTCAACGTGCCAGTGTTCTGGCCCATCCTCGTAATGTATTTCATCATGCTGTTCTGCATCACCATGAAACGGCAGATCAAG CACATGATCAAGTATAGATACCTGCCCTTCACACATGGGAAGAGGACTTACAGAG AGGAAACATAA